One stretch of Fibrobacter sp. UWH6 DNA includes these proteins:
- the rhuM gene encoding RhuM family protein, producing the protein MDKAVSANNGEKNEIIVYQPEGGEFHIEVRVENETVWLTQAQMAELFDVQRQAITKHIKNIFESHELEEKSTSSILELVQKEGNRNVLRKVALYNLDMIISVGFRVNTLKGIEFRRWANQVLKEYLLKGGSVNQRLISHENKLENHDSRLSSLEKQVDFFVKANLPPSEGILNAKSWWSGYEFAAQLVRSAKEEIVIIDPYADDVTLSLVAKKAEGVKVFVYSARINRTMNDEAARLNRQFPTVELRNMRDVHDRFIIVDNTIYHVGASIRDLGSKLTAFSVLSAISREQLLESVK; encoded by the coding sequence ATGGATAAAGCAGTTTCTGCCAATAATGGCGAAAAGAACGAAATCATTGTATATCAGCCGGAGGGCGGCGAATTTCACATTGAAGTTCGCGTAGAGAATGAAACCGTTTGGCTTACGCAGGCTCAGATGGCAGAATTATTTGATGTTCAGCGTCAAGCGATTACGAAACATATCAAGAATATTTTTGAGAGTCATGAACTAGAGGAAAAGTCAACTAGTTCCATTTTGGAACTAGTTCAGAAGGAGGGCAATAGAAATGTCCTCAGAAAAGTTGCTTTATACAATCTTGACATGATTATTTCCGTAGGTTTTAGAGTTAATACCTTAAAAGGTATAGAATTCCGTCGCTGGGCAAACCAGGTTCTCAAGGAATATTTGCTTAAAGGCGGCTCCGTAAATCAGCGGTTGATTTCACATGAAAACAAGCTGGAAAATCATGATTCCAGGCTTTCGTCCCTTGAAAAACAGGTCGATTTCTTTGTCAAGGCGAACTTGCCGCCGAGTGAGGGAATCTTAAATGCAAAATCCTGGTGGAGCGGGTATGAATTTGCGGCGCAGTTGGTGCGTTCCGCAAAAGAAGAAATCGTCATTATCGATCCGTATGCCGATGATGTTACTCTTTCTTTAGTTGCAAAGAAGGCCGAAGGTGTTAAAGTTTTCGTGTATTCGGCTCGCATTAATAGAACCATGAACGATGAAGCGGCCAGGCTGAATCGGCAGTTCCCGACCGTTGAACTTCGCAACATGCGTGATGTCCACGATAGGTTCATCATTGTCGATAATACAATTTACCATGTAGGCGCAAGCATCCGCGATTTAGGCAGCAAGCTAACCGCATTTTCTGTACTGAGTGCAATCTCAAGGGAACAACTTTTAGAAAGCGTGAAATGA
- a CDS encoding carboxymuconolactone decarboxylase family protein gives MKTAFFKTFVKSMGAAVAISAAFATTTNAQIMKNVLTVQQQDMAIIACLEAKGDLAKLSKAIDKGLDDGLTVSQVKEALSQLYAYTGFPRSLNALGTLQKVLDERKAAGKKTAEGKDASPLPKNYNSLKAGTEVQTKLFGKVNNTFAPATDYYLKAHLFGDIFARDNLTISERELVTVAALSGMDGVHPQLAAHKAGAKKAGLTDQQVESITMTLQDAKLIPGMYGGDSPWPRGVPNVNYAKYFIGKSYLAPMSAENGGPTNVTFEPGCRNNWHVHHNQVQVLIAVSGRGWYVEEGKEPLEMTPGTVVAIPEGKKHWHGAAKDSWFQHLTYHTHVGENASNEWLEPVVDEVYNKLP, from the coding sequence ATGAAAACTGCATTCTTTAAAACTTTCGTAAAATCCATGGGCGCGGCGGTCGCAATTTCTGCCGCATTCGCCACCACCACAAACGCACAGATTATGAAAAACGTTCTTACCGTTCAGCAACAGGACATGGCCATTATCGCCTGCCTGGAAGCCAAGGGCGACTTGGCAAAACTCAGCAAGGCCATCGACAAGGGTCTGGACGACGGCCTCACCGTAAGCCAGGTGAAGGAAGCCCTTTCCCAGCTTTATGCCTACACCGGTTTCCCGCGCTCCCTGAACGCCCTCGGAACTTTGCAGAAGGTTCTGGATGAACGCAAGGCCGCCGGCAAGAAAACCGCCGAAGGCAAGGACGCTTCTCCCCTGCCCAAGAATTACAACTCCCTGAAGGCCGGTACCGAAGTTCAGACGAAGTTGTTCGGCAAGGTGAACAATACTTTCGCTCCTGCAACGGATTACTACCTGAAGGCACATTTGTTCGGCGACATTTTCGCCCGCGACAACTTGACCATTTCGGAACGCGAACTGGTGACTGTTGCAGCCCTCAGCGGCATGGACGGCGTTCACCCCCAGCTGGCAGCACATAAGGCTGGCGCAAAGAAGGCTGGCCTTACGGATCAGCAGGTGGAAAGCATTACCATGACTTTGCAGGACGCCAAGTTGATTCCTGGCATGTACGGCGGAGATTCCCCGTGGCCCCGCGGCGTGCCTAACGTAAATTACGCAAAGTACTTTATCGGCAAGAGCTATCTGGCTCCCATGAGCGCCGAAAATGGCGGCCCTACCAACGTGACTTTTGAACCGGGCTGCCGCAACAACTGGCACGTGCATCACAACCAGGTGCAGGTCTTGATCGCCGTTTCTGGCCGCGGCTGGTATGTGGAAGAAGGCAAGGAACCTCTTGAAATGACGCCGGGTACTGTGGTGGCCATTCCCGAAGGCAAAAAACATTGGCACGGTGCTGCCAAGGATTCCTGGTTCCAGCACTTGACTTACCACACCCACGTTGGCGAAAACGCCAGCAACGAATGGTTGGAACCTGTAGTTGACGAAGTGTACAACAAGCTTCCGTAA